Below is a genomic region from Gillisia sp. Hel_I_86.
GTATAGTGCTTGAACAAAGGCTTGAATTTAATCCTTGTTAAAGATCAATTTTGGAACGGTATTTGAAAAAGCATAAAAAAATACATGTATATCCGTTTTTTGTCCTAATAGTGCTTTCGTCACCCTGAATTTATTTCAGGGTCTCAATATTGTATTGATTTACATTGAAATGAGATTCTGAAACAATTCCGATAGCTATCGGAACAGAATGACGTCCTTTTTCAGTTTAGGATACTTTACGGACAAAAAAAAATATTATTTACTATGAAATTAATACTTACCAGTTTACTTGTCTTAATGACTTTTGCCGGAATACAAGCTCAGGAGATAAAATGGATGAGCATGAACGAAGCTTTGGAAGCACAAACAAAACAGCCTAAAAAAATCCTGATGGATGCATATACCACTTGGTGTGGCCCCTGTAAATTGATGGATAAAAATACTTTTACCAATAAAGATGTGGTAAACTATGTGAACAAGCATTTTTATGCTGTAAAATTCGATGCAGAGGGTACAGAAGAGGTGCTTTATAAAGATTTTAAATATACCAATCCTAATCACGATCCTAATAGAAAAGGTAGAAATAGTCAGCATTTTTTGGCGAATGCCCTAAAAATAACCGGATATCCCAGTTTGGTTTTTTTTGATGAAAAAGCGAATGTAATTTCACCGATCGTTGGTTATAGAACTCCTGAACAGTTGGA
It encodes:
- a CDS encoding thioredoxin family protein, coding for MKLILTSLLVLMTFAGIQAQEIKWMSMNEALEAQTKQPKKILMDAYTTWCGPCKLMDKNTFTNKDVVNYVNKHFYAVKFDAEGTEEVLYKDFKYTNPNHDPNRKGRNSQHFLANALKITGYPSLVFFDEKANVISPIVGYRTPEQLEIFLKMIANNDYKKLTSADAWGKYEKEFKGTFKN